A window of the Ammoniphilus oxalaticus genome harbors these coding sequences:
- a CDS encoding DUF6385 domain-containing protein encodes MRLHMRPLIRCNICYLFHCHCKKTKIVRSKTYRPFTAMYPRKAICRQCGNTSCNCYYSSRPRKRRTQRRVYTIGKVIRPLRIKNIQQPVKIKQPITIDKVKQPIKLASPLDIEADRLDIRPLNPVTDGVQVYGSAPTPLLTDSDGRLIITTNLTDPSQNRNYKEITFTDVTAAQEWTYLPAQDTSQLITYTYAVVNQGDSAVQIKLELSPNNVIFQFHRSWEIAPREVGIVVPAYFLHYSRIAVKSADQDRHSAVDIYFQAQQ; translated from the coding sequence ATGAGATTACACATGCGGCCATTGATTCGTTGCAACATTTGCTACCTTTTTCACTGTCATTGCAAAAAAACAAAAATTGTCCGTTCGAAAACTTATCGCCCCTTCACCGCAATGTATCCGCGCAAGGCGATCTGTCGACAATGCGGCAATACCTCTTGCAACTGTTACTACTCATCCCGTCCGCGTAAGAGAAGAACCCAACGAAGAGTATATACAATTGGAAAAGTGATTAGACCGCTTCGCATTAAGAACATCCAACAACCCGTTAAAATTAAACAACCGATTACGATTGATAAAGTGAAACAACCCATAAAACTTGCCAGCCCGTTAGATATCGAGGCCGACCGTTTAGATATTCGACCATTAAATCCAGTAACAGATGGCGTTCAAGTATACGGTTCAGCCCCAACGCCGCTACTGACTGATTCCGACGGACGCTTAATCATCACAACTAACCTCACCGATCCGTCACAAAACCGAAATTACAAAGAAATAACATTTACAGATGTAACCGCGGCGCAAGAATGGACTTATCTACCTGCCCAGGACACATCACAACTTATCACCTACACTTACGCGGTTGTTAATCAGGGGGATTCGGCGGTTCAAATCAAACTTGAATTAAGTCCAAATAACGTCATATTCCAATTCCATCGCTCTTGGGAAATTGCGCCGAGAGAGGTGGGCATTGTTGTTCCAGCCTATTTCCTGCATTACTCGCGAATTGCCGTTAAAAGCGCGGATCAAGATCGACACTCTGCAGTCGACATTTATTTTCAGGCCCAACAATAA
- a CDS encoding DUF1036 domain-containing protein, with translation MGLYFQNSTNRTVYVTYGYPNRGCGPVNYAKIGWYAIAPGQRRLLWSGYAGGNTFYYYAEDGVGRTWSGVYFTDVSNQAFHWCWDTRCASCRSVGMRPVSVPFFYSDYTVNLISSSSQRRSKAGNIRYVLPSAKGVRVQAKKIPLLAKKRRGKGKPVSVRRVSLPKRTVRKK, from the coding sequence ATGGGATTATATTTCCAAAATAGTACGAATCGAACCGTGTATGTCACTTACGGTTATCCAAATCGTGGGTGTGGACCTGTGAATTACGCAAAAATTGGCTGGTACGCGATCGCGCCTGGGCAACGTCGCTTGCTATGGAGCGGATATGCCGGCGGAAATACGTTCTATTATTATGCGGAAGATGGTGTTGGACGCACCTGGTCTGGCGTTTACTTCACGGATGTATCGAATCAAGCGTTCCATTGGTGTTGGGACACGCGTTGCGCGTCGTGCCGATCCGTCGGGATGCGACCGGTTTCGGTCCCGTTTTTTTACAGCGATTATACCGTCAATCTAATTTCGAGCAGCAGTCAACGCCGATCGAAAGCGGGCAATATTCGTTATGTCCTGCCATCCGCAAAAGGGGTCCGCGTTCAGGCGAAAAAGATCCCGTTGCTGGCAAAGAAAAGACGCGGAAAAGGGAAGCCAGTGTCTGTAAGACGTGTTTCTTTGCCGAAACGAACGGTTAGAAAAAAATAA
- a CDS encoding S8 family peptidase, with the protein MAKKREQEHLFLMYPNERQLLRCYDNLPKRAKRRLRLYARWHCLSLLKEDYETLKSRLLISNDQDEEQRITVESNIQFTLHDANRASKQTVPWGISRLQAPQVWTTSEGAGVKVGVIDTGINAHHPDLNGNVKGGVNTFNSTSPFVDDNGHGTHVAGTIAALNNSFGVVGMAPRAELYALKCFAPEGTADLVDIAQAIDWAIHHQVRVLNMSFGSAESSPVLHRAIKAALQAGIIMVASAGNSSATLDYPARYPEALAIGALDSQNRVASFSNYGKTLNYVAPGVDILSTWPVPPGYNTLSGTSMSAPHISGLCALLLAQNPELTPLQIKRLMDQAARRIPRAPLNKQGRGVVTASRLLAALSKMNKSSSSC; encoded by the coding sequence GTGGCAAAAAAACGAGAGCAGGAACACTTATTTTTAATGTATCCGAATGAACGACAATTGCTTCGCTGTTACGACAATTTACCGAAACGGGCGAAGCGCAGACTCCGACTTTACGCTCGATGGCATTGTTTATCCCTATTAAAGGAAGATTATGAAACATTAAAAAGTCGATTGCTGATCAGTAATGACCAAGATGAGGAACAGCGCATTACGGTTGAAAGCAATATCCAATTTACCTTACATGATGCAAATCGGGCTTCCAAACAGACGGTTCCATGGGGAATTTCGCGTTTGCAAGCTCCGCAAGTGTGGACAACGAGCGAAGGCGCAGGTGTAAAAGTGGGCGTTATTGACACCGGAATTAATGCCCATCACCCCGATTTAAACGGGAACGTGAAAGGCGGAGTCAACACGTTCAACTCAACAAGTCCATTTGTTGATGATAATGGACATGGCACCCATGTCGCGGGTACGATCGCCGCCTTAAACAATTCATTCGGTGTCGTTGGAATGGCGCCACGGGCGGAACTCTACGCTTTAAAATGTTTTGCGCCGGAAGGAACCGCTGATCTTGTCGATATCGCTCAGGCAATCGACTGGGCGATTCACCACCAGGTTCGTGTGTTAAATATGAGTTTTGGCTCCGCTGAATCGAGTCCTGTGCTGCATCGAGCAATAAAGGCCGCTCTGCAAGCGGGTATCATCATGGTCGCTTCTGCTGGCAACAGTTCAGCAACACTCGATTATCCCGCCCGCTACCCGGAAGCGCTTGCGATCGGAGCGCTCGATTCGCAAAATCGGGTCGCTTCGTTTAGTAACTACGGAAAAACATTGAACTATGTCGCTCCGGGCGTCGATATTTTATCCACATGGCCGGTTCCGCCGGGGTACAACACCCTATCGGGCACATCCATGTCCGCGCCGCACATCTCAGGCTTATGCGCCCTTTTACTTGCCCAGAACCCTGAACTAACACCGCTCCAAATCAAACGCCTAATGGACCAAGCCGCGCGGCGTATTCCTCGCGCGCCATTAAACAAACAAGGCCGTGGCGTCGTCACCGCTTCTCGCTTGTTAGCCGCTTTAAGCAAAATGAACAAGAGCTCATCTTCGTGTTAA